The genomic segment CCAGACGCAGCGACGCCCCGGCCAGCCCGAAGATCATCATCAGGCATCCAGCCGACTGCGGGAAACCGAAGGCGTCGAAGAAGAACAGTGAAACAGACCCGGCCACCACCGCAGCCAGCAGCGAGCGAGCCATCAGGGCATCGGCAGGGTTGCGGAAACGCAGCTGGGCCAGGCGGGCGCTGCGGCCGGCGCAGAAGATCAGCACGAACAAGGCTCCCAGGCCGATGAATCCGCACCCGATCAGTACCTGCAGGTAGGCATTGTCCAGGATCCAGTACTGCGGCAGGAAGGTGCTGAAGCCACGTCCCAGGAAGGGATGGCGTTCGATGTAGCTCCACGCCACGCCATAGCTCTGGGTACGGGAACTGACGCTGGAGTCCTCGCCGGCGCCCAGGAAGAGGCCGCGCAGGGTGCCCAGCAGGCCTGGCACCGCCACGCCGGCCAGCGCCACCGCGACGGGGGTCGCGAGGAGGGTCTGGATCTGCGCCCTGCGGGACCAGGCCGGCACCAGGATGGCCATCCCGATGGCGACGCAGATGATGGCGGTCCGGCTCAGCGAGACCAGGGCGGCAAAGCCCATCAGCCCCACCGGTACCCAGTTCCACAGCTTGTGGCGCACCGCGGTCTGCGCGTTGGTGAAGGCGATGGGCAGGAACATCGACAACACGGCGCCGAACTCGATGGCATTGGTGGCCGTCGCGCTGGGGCGGGTGAACTGTCCGCGCGTGCCCACGCCGTCGGGCATCACGGGCGGGGTGAGGCCGGGGATGCTGATCCGGTCCACCCAGAGTTGCCCCGTGAAGAACTGCAGGATGGCCAGCACGGCGATCACGGCGCCGGCGATGGACAGCCGCTGCAGCATGGTGCGCCAGCGCTCGACGGAGTTGATGCCGTCGTTCAGGACCAGCATGATGCCCAGCATGCCCAGGATCCGCAGCAGCGCGGAGTCCGCATTGGTGACCTCGGCGCCCGGGATGAAGGTGGTCATCGCGTGCCCGTAGACGACCAGCATCACGACGCCGAAGAGCAGGCCGCCGCGACGTACCGGCGAGTCACCGCCCAGCACGGGCTCGGCGCGGTGCAGGTGGTACCAGAGGTACCAGACCAGTCCGAGCAGGGACAGGATCGTCGCGGGCGCGCCCAGCGTGCCGAGCTGCGCGACGATCATGGTCGCCGGGATGGCGAACAAGAAGAACAGGTAGCCGGTGAAGACGGCCGTCACATCGAGACCGGCCCGGCTGCCCCAGCCCGAGGCAGCGGCTCGGCGGGGCTCGACGGGGGTGCTCACGCCCGCTTGCCCGCCTTGACGGCACGCTGGGTGCGCACGGCGGTGCTCCCGGCCTTCTTGGCCTCGTCGGCGGTGC from the Luteococcus japonicus genome contains:
- a CDS encoding O-antigen ligase family protein, whose product is MSTPVEPRRAAASGWGSRAGLDVTAVFTGYLFFLFAIPATMIVAQLGTLGAPATILSLLGLVWYLWYHLHRAEPVLGGDSPVRRGGLLFGVVMLVVYGHAMTTFIPGAEVTNADSALLRILGMLGIMLVLNDGINSVERWRTMLQRLSIAGAVIAVLAILQFFTGQLWVDRISIPGLTPPVMPDGVGTRGQFTRPSATATNAIEFGAVLSMFLPIAFTNAQTAVRHKLWNWVPVGLMGFAALVSLSRTAIICVAIGMAILVPAWSRRAQIQTLLATPVAVALAGVAVPGLLGTLRGLFLGAGEDSSVSSRTQSYGVAWSYIERHPFLGRGFSTFLPQYWILDNAYLQVLIGCGFIGLGALFVLIFCAGRSARLAQLRFRNPADALMARSLLAAVVAGSVSLFFFDAFGFPQSAGCLMMIFGLAGASLRLARTSGDATAAPITEEQAAPRA